In one Nocardioides sp. NBC_00368 genomic region, the following are encoded:
- a CDS encoding TRAP transporter large permease: MPIDPLAITILLGSFVVLILLRIPVALALALAALFEALYIGLPLTVVGQRMVAGLDTFALLAIPFFILGGEIMGAGGISRRLIALAGLLVGWVRGGLGMVNIGASTFFGALSGSSVADVSAIGSVTIPMMKKRGYDTDYAVAVTVSGATQAVMIPPSHNLIIYSMAAGGVSIGALFTAGILPGILLGAALMVMAYILAVKRGYPKEELVPLEDVPKIIGEGLLSLLMPVIILGGILSGVFTATESAAIACLYAFVLTFFVYRDLPLKAMVPILQSSLRTLGVVLFIIAAAGAFGYFLAFLQVPALATDALLGISDNIVVVLLLVNLLLLALGAIMDMAPLIVIMTPILLPVATGLGMDPVQFGIMLVFNLAIGLITPPVGNVLFVGCAIGRTSIEKVIKTVGLFLIPMLVVLLLITYVPFFSLALPDALGQ; encoded by the coding sequence ATGCCTATCGACCCCCTTGCCATCACCATCCTGCTGGGCAGCTTCGTCGTCCTGATCCTGCTGCGCATCCCCGTCGCCCTGGCCCTCGCCCTGGCCGCCCTCTTCGAGGCGCTCTACATCGGCCTCCCGCTGACCGTCGTCGGCCAGCGGATGGTCGCCGGTCTCGACACCTTCGCCCTGCTGGCCATCCCGTTCTTCATCCTCGGCGGCGAGATCATGGGCGCCGGGGGCATCTCCCGCCGGCTCATCGCCCTCGCCGGCCTGCTCGTCGGCTGGGTCCGCGGCGGCCTGGGGATGGTCAACATCGGCGCCAGCACCTTCTTCGGCGCCCTGTCCGGCTCCTCGGTCGCCGACGTCTCCGCGATCGGCTCGGTGACCATCCCGATGATGAAGAAGCGCGGCTACGACACCGACTACGCCGTCGCGGTCACCGTCTCCGGCGCCACCCAGGCGGTCATGATCCCGCCGAGCCACAACCTGATCATCTACTCGATGGCCGCGGGCGGCGTCTCCATCGGCGCCCTGTTCACCGCCGGCATCCTGCCCGGGATCCTGCTCGGCGCGGCGCTGATGGTGATGGCGTACATCCTGGCGGTCAAGCGCGGCTACCCGAAGGAGGAGCTGGTCCCGCTCGAGGACGTACCGAAGATCATCGGCGAGGGGCTGCTCAGTCTGCTCATGCCGGTGATCATCCTGGGCGGCATCCTGAGCGGCGTCTTCACCGCGACCGAGTCGGCGGCGATCGCCTGCCTGTACGCCTTCGTCCTGACCTTCTTCGTCTATCGCGACCTGCCGCTCAAGGCGATGGTGCCGATCCTGCAGAGCAGCCTGCGCACCCTCGGCGTGGTGCTGTTCATCATCGCCGCGGCCGGAGCCTTCGGCTACTTCCTGGCCTTCCTGCAGGTGCCGGCGCTGGCCACCGACGCGCTGCTCGGCATCTCCGACAACATCGTCGTCGTCCTGCTGCTGGTCAACCTGCTGCTCCTCGCCCTCGGCGCGATCATGGACATGGCGCCGCTGATCGTGATCATGACGCCGATCCTGCTGCCGGTCGCCACCGGACTCGGCATGGACCCGGTCCAGTTCGGGATCATGCTCGTCTTCAACCTGGCCATCGGCCTGATCACTCCGCCGGTCGGCAACGTCCTCTTCGTCGGCTGCGCCATCGGACGTACGTCCATCGAGAAGGTCATCAAGACCGTCGGCCTCTTCCTCATCCCGATGCTCGTCGTCCTGCTGCTGATCACGTACGTCCCGTTCTTCTCGCTCGCGCTCCCCGATGCGCTGGGCCAATGA
- a CDS encoding TRAP transporter small permease: MNTLGENRTLRRTWRAVDLVFEVFCIVCLVATLLIVLWQVFSREVLSNSPSWSEESARILLVWVGFLGATIGFREGAHIAVTFLVDRFPAVLRSVIDRVVQVLLLGFGLFLIVQGSQFVADAQAATLPGTGLPRSVLYLMMPVAGAMLILYTVLQAFGISTPRYAEPDDAAELG, from the coding sequence ATGAACACGCTCGGCGAGAACCGCACCCTCAGGCGCACCTGGCGCGCGGTCGACCTGGTCTTCGAGGTCTTCTGCATCGTGTGTCTGGTCGCCACGCTGCTGATCGTGCTGTGGCAGGTGTTCAGCCGCGAGGTGCTGAGCAACTCCCCCAGCTGGAGCGAGGAGAGCGCCCGGATCCTGCTGGTCTGGGTCGGCTTCCTCGGCGCCACGATCGGCTTCCGCGAGGGCGCCCACATCGCGGTGACCTTCCTGGTGGACAGGTTCCCCGCGGTGCTCCGGTCGGTGATCGACCGCGTCGTCCAGGTGCTGCTGCTCGGCTTCGGGCTCTTCCTGATCGTCCAGGGCAGCCAGTTCGTCGCCGACGCCCAAGCCGCCACTCTGCCCGGCACCGGGCTCCCTCGCAGCGTCCTCTACCTGATGATGCCGGTCGCCGGCGCCATGCTCATCCTCTACACCGTCCTCCAGGCCTTCGGCATCAGCACCCCGCGCTACGCCGAGCCTGACGATGCCGCCGAGCTCGGCTGA
- a CDS encoding glucarate dehydratase family protein produces MSRGPNASPNGSRISRVVVTPVAFADPPLLNVVGVHQPWALRAIVELHTDTGLVGLGETYADETHLARLDAVAAALPGRDPYDTHGLRRLVVDVLGKETGGAGASFGGMLDVSSAVDTVYSPFEVACLDLVAREAGRPVSDLLGGAVRDRVPFSGYLFYKWAGHPGRPDDAWGEALNPDQIVAQAKRMVDGWGFGSLKLKGGVFHPDEECAAIEALRDAFPDLPLRLDPNGAWTPETSVKVAERLAGVVEYLEDPTPGIEGMAQVAARTDVPLATNMCVIAFEHLEPAIAADAVQIVLSDHHLWGGLRRSALLGGIADTFGMGLSMHSNSHLGVSLAAMVHLAAATPNLTYACDTHYPWKTQDVVRPGVLDFEQGAIAVPTGPGLGVELDRDLLGELHEQYLGCGVRRREDTVYMRTIEPDFTPNTSRW; encoded by the coding sequence ATGAGCCGCGGACCCAACGCCAGCCCCAACGGCAGCCGGATCTCGAGGGTCGTCGTCACGCCGGTCGCGTTCGCCGACCCGCCGCTGCTCAACGTGGTCGGCGTCCACCAGCCCTGGGCGCTGCGCGCGATCGTCGAGCTCCACACCGACACCGGCCTGGTCGGGCTCGGGGAGACGTACGCCGACGAGACCCACCTCGCCCGCCTCGACGCCGTCGCCGCCGCGCTGCCAGGACGAGACCCCTACGACACCCACGGCCTGCGACGGCTCGTCGTCGACGTGCTCGGCAAGGAGACCGGCGGGGCGGGTGCCTCCTTCGGTGGCATGCTCGACGTCTCCTCGGCGGTCGACACCGTCTACTCCCCCTTCGAGGTCGCCTGCCTCGACCTGGTCGCCCGCGAGGCGGGCCGACCGGTCAGCGACCTGCTCGGTGGCGCGGTACGCGACCGGGTGCCGTTCAGCGGCTACCTGTTCTACAAGTGGGCCGGCCACCCGGGCCGGCCCGACGACGCGTGGGGCGAGGCGCTGAACCCCGATCAGATCGTCGCGCAGGCGAAGCGGATGGTCGATGGCTGGGGCTTCGGCTCGCTCAAGCTGAAGGGCGGGGTGTTCCATCCCGACGAGGAGTGCGCCGCGATCGAGGCGCTCCGCGATGCCTTCCCGGACCTGCCGCTGCGGCTGGACCCCAACGGCGCCTGGACCCCGGAGACGTCGGTGAAGGTCGCCGAGCGGCTCGCCGGCGTCGTCGAGTACCTCGAGGACCCCACCCCCGGGATCGAGGGGATGGCGCAGGTCGCGGCCCGCACCGACGTACCCCTGGCCACCAACATGTGCGTCATCGCCTTCGAGCACCTCGAGCCCGCGATCGCGGCCGACGCGGTGCAGATCGTGCTCTCCGACCACCACCTGTGGGGCGGGCTGCGCCGGTCGGCGCTGCTGGGCGGCATCGCCGACACCTTCGGGATGGGTCTGTCGATGCACAGCAACTCCCATCTCGGCGTCTCGCTGGCCGCGATGGTCCACCTCGCCGCCGCGACCCCCAACCTGACCTACGCCTGCGACACCCACTACCCGTGGAAGACCCAGGACGTCGTACGCCCCGGGGTGCTCGACTTCGAGCAGGGCGCGATCGCGGTGCCGACAGGTCCGGGCCTGGGGGTCGAGCTCGACCGCGACCTCCTCGGCGAGCTCCACGAGCAGTACCTCGGCTGCGGCGTGCGCCGCCGGGAGGACACCGTCTACATGCGTACGATCGAGCCGGACTTCACGCCGAACACGTCGCGCTGGTGA
- a CDS encoding universal stress protein, whose amino-acid sequence MTILIGYVPTPVGEAALEAGLAEAAARGDDVVIVNSPRRGATVDADLVDEAAAAKLVARAAEAGVSARVDHTTHGADVVETFDTLAAETGARLIVIGLRRRSPVGKALLGSDAQRILLDAGVPVLAVKPTA is encoded by the coding sequence ATGACCATCCTGATCGGCTACGTACCCACACCGGTAGGTGAGGCGGCCCTCGAGGCCGGCCTGGCCGAGGCGGCGGCGCGCGGCGACGACGTCGTCATCGTCAACAGCCCGCGCCGTGGGGCGACCGTGGACGCCGACCTGGTCGACGAGGCGGCGGCCGCGAAGCTCGTCGCCCGCGCCGCCGAGGCCGGGGTGAGCGCCCGGGTCGACCACACCACGCACGGAGCCGACGTGGTGGAGACCTTCGACACGCTGGCTGCCGAGACGGGAGCCCGGCTGATCGTGATCGGCCTGCGCCGCCGCTCGCCGGTCGGCAAGGCGTTGCTGGGCAGCGACGCCCAGCGCATCCTGCTCGACGCCGGCGTGCCCGTCCTCGCCGTGAAGCCGACCGCATGA
- a CDS encoding tripartite tricarboxylate transporter permease gives MDVNAFLDGFSLVTEPQNLLYCLIGVLIGMLIGVLPGLGPAATIAILLPITYSIDPVSAIIMLAGIYYGAQYGGTITSVLLRLPGEASSVVTVFDGFALAKQGRAGTALGIAAIGSFVGATVSILGLTLVAPLIAGWALSFGDPEYAALALLGVLLVATIGNGNKLKAMVAAAFGLLLATIGRDSFSGAERFTFGSLQLTEGIDFVVVAMGLFGVGEILYNLEERHGKPHVPAAVANIWPSRKDLKQSSGAIGRGSLIGFVLGVLPGGGAVMSSLAAYATEKRISKNPERFGRGAIEGVAAPETANNAAATSSFIPLLTLGIPANASMAMLFGALLILGISPGPQLVEERPDLFWGVINSMYIGNLILLVLSIPLVGIFVRILRVRPAILAPITALITILGVYTINNSTFDIFVMIVFGLIGYLMKKVGFEPGPMVLAFVLGSIVEDGVRRSMLIFDGDPTGFFTRPISGTILAAFVLVALWPAAKAILARRKAAAVAAPADRDHVDTPTR, from the coding sequence GTGGACGTCAACGCATTCCTCGACGGCTTCTCGCTCGTCACCGAGCCGCAGAACCTGCTCTACTGCCTGATCGGCGTGCTCATCGGCATGCTGATCGGCGTGCTGCCCGGCCTCGGGCCGGCGGCCACGATCGCCATCCTGCTGCCGATCACCTACAGCATCGACCCGGTCTCGGCGATCATCATGCTCGCGGGCATCTACTACGGCGCCCAGTACGGCGGCACGATCACCTCGGTGCTGCTCCGGCTGCCGGGCGAGGCCTCATCGGTCGTCACCGTCTTCGACGGCTTCGCCCTCGCCAAGCAGGGCAGGGCCGGCACCGCCCTCGGCATCGCCGCGATCGGCTCCTTCGTCGGAGCGACCGTCTCCATCCTCGGCCTGACCCTGGTGGCCCCGCTGATCGCCGGCTGGGCGCTCAGCTTCGGCGACCCGGAGTACGCCGCCCTCGCCCTGCTGGGCGTCCTGCTGGTCGCCACCATCGGCAACGGCAACAAGCTCAAGGCCATGGTCGCGGCGGCGTTCGGCCTGCTGCTGGCCACCATCGGCCGCGACAGCTTCAGCGGCGCCGAGCGCTTCACCTTCGGCAGCCTGCAGCTGACCGAGGGCATCGACTTCGTGGTCGTCGCGATGGGTCTGTTCGGCGTCGGTGAGATCCTCTACAACCTCGAGGAGCGCCACGGGAAGCCCCACGTCCCGGCCGCCGTCGCCAACATCTGGCCCTCGCGCAAGGACCTCAAGCAGTCCTCCGGCGCGATCGGCCGCGGCTCGCTGATCGGCTTCGTCCTGGGCGTGCTGCCCGGTGGTGGTGCGGTGATGTCCTCCCTGGCCGCGTACGCCACCGAGAAGCGGATCTCGAAGAACCCCGAGCGCTTCGGGCGCGGTGCCATCGAGGGCGTCGCGGCCCCCGAGACCGCCAACAACGCCGCCGCGACCTCCTCGTTCATCCCCCTCCTGACCCTCGGCATCCCGGCCAACGCGTCGATGGCGATGCTCTTCGGTGCCCTGCTCATCCTCGGCATCTCGCCCGGACCTCAGCTGGTCGAGGAGCGCCCCGACCTGTTCTGGGGCGTCATCAACTCGATGTACATCGGCAACCTGATCCTGCTCGTCCTGAGCATCCCGCTGGTCGGCATCTTCGTGCGCATCCTGCGGGTACGCCCGGCGATCCTGGCCCCGATCACGGCGCTGATCACGATCCTGGGCGTCTACACGATCAACAACTCCACCTTCGACATCTTCGTGATGATCGTCTTCGGCCTGATCGGCTACCTGATGAAGAAGGTCGGCTTCGAGCCCGGCCCGATGGTGCTCGCCTTCGTCCTCGGCTCGATCGTCGAGGACGGCGTACGCCGCTCGATGCTGATCTTCGACGGCGACCCGACCGGATTCTTCACCCGGCCGATCTCCGGGACCATCCTGGCCGCCTTCGTCCTGGTCGCCCTCTGGCCCGCGGCCAAGGCGATCCTGGCCCGGCGCAAGGCCGCCGCCGTCGCCGCCCCGGCCGACCGCGACCACGTCGACACCCCGACCCGCTGA
- a CDS encoding tripartite tricarboxylate transporter TctB family protein, with amino-acid sequence MSDERTPSPDQDILAEIQAEVAHDLEEERPPAGGPAYQVVGALVALVVGVGGTVLSYGYGLGSLRQPGPGLWPFVVSIAIALMAAALLVVGRRLTDSERFTRSSVLPAIGLVTFIGLALLMPVIGFEIPSLLLCVVWLRFLGGESWRSTIITSVLTVAAFYFLFLYGLRIPLPHLF; translated from the coding sequence ATGAGCGACGAACGTACCCCATCTCCTGACCAGGACATCCTGGCCGAGATCCAGGCCGAGGTGGCCCACGACCTGGAGGAGGAACGGCCTCCGGCGGGTGGACCGGCCTACCAGGTGGTGGGGGCGCTCGTCGCGCTCGTCGTCGGCGTCGGCGGCACCGTCCTGTCCTACGGCTACGGCCTGGGGTCCCTGCGCCAGCCCGGCCCCGGGCTGTGGCCGTTCGTGGTCAGCATCGCGATCGCGCTGATGGCCGCGGCGCTGCTCGTGGTCGGCCGCCGGCTGACCGACAGCGAGAGGTTCACCCGCTCCAGCGTGCTGCCGGCGATCGGCCTGGTCACCTTCATCGGCCTGGCCCTGCTGATGCCCGTGATCGGCTTCGAGATCCCCTCGCTGCTGCTGTGCGTCGTCTGGCTGCGGTTCCTCGGTGGCGAGTCGTGGCGCAGCACGATCATCACCTCGGTGCTCACGGTCGCCGCCTTCTACTTCCTGTTCCTCTACGGGCTGCGGATCCCGCTGCCCCACCTGTTCTGA
- a CDS encoding tripartite tricarboxylate transporter substrate binding protein, which produces MRTTTHLLAATAGVAALALSACGVSNTTGGGSGGEEYPSGNVEMYVGASAGGSSDLISRAVSKGLSDELGASFPVINQEGANGALAANKVAKAKADGQTIAIQNASLFAITPLAVSEDEVTNLDDFDVVQGVSRDDYVMVTGPKSGFKTLDDIKAAKKKVTYGTTGVGTGAQLSCGLTYASAGVDAEAVPFDGGAPALTAVLGNQVDTACIQVGEAIENIESGKLTPLSVFGPERVDYLPDVPTAKEQGLDVEVAQYRFMTVPKGTPDDVKDAIAEAMQATFKTEEYQAFNKQNSLTPMEISGDEVVTQLEEDKKRFADMVEQYGLNLGAS; this is translated from the coding sequence ATGCGTACGACCACCCACCTTCTCGCCGCGACCGCCGGCGTCGCGGCACTGGCCCTCTCCGCCTGCGGTGTCTCCAACACCACCGGCGGCGGCAGCGGCGGCGAGGAGTACCCCTCCGGCAACGTCGAGATGTACGTCGGTGCCTCGGCCGGTGGCTCCAGCGACCTGATCAGCCGGGCGGTCTCCAAGGGCCTCTCCGACGAGCTCGGCGCCTCCTTCCCGGTGATCAACCAGGAGGGCGCCAACGGTGCGCTCGCCGCGAACAAGGTCGCCAAGGCCAAGGCCGACGGTCAGACCATCGCCATCCAGAACGCCTCCCTGTTCGCGATCACCCCGCTGGCGGTCAGCGAGGACGAGGTCACGAATCTCGACGACTTCGACGTCGTCCAGGGCGTCTCCCGCGACGACTACGTCATGGTCACCGGCCCGAAGAGCGGCTTCAAGACCCTCGACGACATCAAGGCCGCGAAGAAGAAGGTCACCTACGGCACCACCGGCGTCGGCACCGGTGCCCAGCTCTCCTGCGGCCTGACGTACGCCTCCGCGGGCGTCGACGCCGAGGCCGTCCCCTTCGACGGCGGCGCGCCGGCCCTGACCGCGGTGCTCGGCAACCAGGTCGACACCGCGTGCATCCAGGTCGGCGAGGCGATCGAGAACATCGAGTCCGGCAAGCTGACCCCGCTGAGCGTCTTCGGCCCCGAGCGCGTCGACTACCTGCCGGACGTCCCGACCGCCAAGGAGCAGGGTCTCGACGTCGAGGTCGCGCAGTACCGCTTCATGACGGTCCCGAAGGGCACCCCGGACGACGTCAAGGACGCCATCGCCGAGGCGATGCAGGCGACGTTCAAGACCGAGGAGTACCAGGCCTTCAACAAGCAGAACAGCCTCACCCCGATGGAGATCTCCGGCGACGAGGTGGTGACCCAGCTCGAGGAGGACAAGAAGCGGTTCGCCGACATGGTCGAGCAGTACGGTCTCAACCTCGGCGCGAGCTGA
- a CDS encoding LysR family transcriptional regulator, translating into MITLDQVRSFVAVAEELHFGRAAERLRMTQPPLSRQIQKLEKAVGAQLLERDNRRVALTGAGAAFLDEAYRMLNLVESAGDLARRVDAGAAGVVRLGFTAVSAISILGPLLRRLTVELPDVEVRLSERVTLAQVDGIRHGEIDIGLARPPFDTELLSSRVISREPLMAVLPQGHPLADIDRPLTPQDFEGQPVIGYHPQQSRYFHELSVRFLANAHPRIEQRVHQVLTAMLLVSAERGVGFVPVSASSLHVEGVVFRPLEHGGGDTRLDKDPERPVELHAIWARGSVSPVVRRVLDVIIEVSR; encoded by the coding sequence ATGATCACGCTCGACCAGGTGCGTTCGTTCGTGGCGGTCGCCGAGGAGCTTCACTTCGGCCGGGCGGCGGAACGCCTGCGAATGACCCAGCCGCCGCTGTCGCGACAGATCCAGAAGTTGGAGAAGGCCGTCGGCGCGCAGCTGCTCGAGCGGGACAACCGCCGGGTCGCGCTCACCGGCGCCGGAGCCGCCTTCCTCGACGAGGCCTACCGGATGCTCAACCTTGTCGAGAGCGCCGGTGACCTGGCCCGTCGCGTCGACGCCGGTGCCGCCGGCGTGGTCCGGCTAGGCTTCACCGCCGTCTCGGCCATCTCGATCCTGGGGCCGCTGCTGCGCCGGCTCACCGTCGAGCTCCCCGACGTCGAGGTGCGGCTCTCCGAGCGGGTCACCCTCGCCCAGGTCGACGGCATCCGCCACGGCGAGATCGACATCGGCCTGGCCCGCCCACCCTTCGACACCGAGCTGCTCTCTTCCCGGGTGATCTCCCGCGAGCCGCTGATGGCGGTGCTCCCGCAGGGCCACCCGCTGGCCGACATCGACCGCCCGCTGACGCCCCAGGACTTCGAGGGCCAACCCGTCATCGGCTACCACCCGCAGCAGTCGCGCTACTTCCACGAGCTCTCCGTACGCTTCCTCGCCAACGCCCATCCCCGCATCGAGCAGCGCGTCCACCAGGTCCTCACCGCCATGCTCCTCGTCTCGGCCGAACGTGGCGTCGGTTTCGTCCCGGTCTCGGCGAGCTCGCTGCATGTCGAGGGCGTCGTCTTCCGGCCCCTCGAGCACGGCGGGGGAGACACCCGTCTGGACAAGGACCCCGAGCGGCCGGTCGAGCTGCACGCGATCTGGGCAAGGGGGTCTGTCAGTCCGGTCGTACGCCGCGTGCTCGATGTGATCATCGAGGTGAGTCGGTAG
- a CDS encoding HNH endonuclease signature motif containing protein → MSLGREIDHWGTNPGDAIDAALSAIESSLHDLLASDPVYWRTDQKKDFLEWLEKIQAQQAALKLRVLAAAGDIAEETGAKDASGWMRTELLVDKAVARSQIKLAAAVAKYERVSAGLAAGVVSQDKARVITQALDAIEADPAASTEDLSLAEKLLVDHATRLTANELRIVGKRILSEIDPDRFEAVEAKALQREEELAARRTFFASRDNGDGTVDIQARVSRAVGVRLRTILDSLAQPRKISAEDKGIKAPYDRLLGQAFAHVIETYDVDQLPRHGGHATTVFITMSVEDLRNDLGTAALGFDGDQITAAEARRLACNADLIPVVLGTDSEILDLGRTARLAHPIQHRALRLRDQGCQAEDCDAPAAWTEAHHLKPWSEGGRTDLENMVLLCGSDHRRIHDPNYGYERLPDGRIRFTRRT, encoded by the coding sequence ATGAGTCTCGGCCGCGAGATCGACCACTGGGGCACCAACCCCGGCGACGCGATCGACGCTGCCTTGAGCGCCATCGAATCCTCCCTCCACGACCTCCTCGCGAGTGACCCCGTCTACTGGCGGACCGATCAGAAGAAGGACTTCCTGGAATGGCTGGAGAAGATCCAGGCCCAACAGGCCGCGTTGAAGTTGCGGGTGCTCGCTGCCGCCGGCGACATCGCCGAGGAGACCGGTGCCAAGGACGCCTCGGGGTGGATGCGGACCGAGTTGCTCGTCGACAAGGCGGTCGCTCGCTCGCAGATCAAGCTCGCCGCCGCCGTGGCCAAGTACGAGCGTGTCTCCGCCGGTCTCGCGGCAGGTGTGGTGTCCCAGGACAAGGCCCGCGTCATCACCCAGGCCCTCGACGCCATCGAGGCAGACCCCGCAGCCAGCACCGAGGACCTGAGCCTGGCCGAGAAGCTCCTGGTCGACCACGCCACCCGGTTGACGGCGAATGAGTTGAGGATCGTCGGGAAGCGGATCCTCTCGGAGATCGACCCGGACCGGTTCGAGGCCGTCGAAGCCAAAGCCCTCCAGCGCGAAGAAGAGCTGGCCGCACGACGCACCTTCTTCGCCTCCCGCGACAACGGCGACGGGACGGTGGATATCCAGGCACGGGTCTCCCGCGCGGTCGGGGTCCGACTGCGCACGATCCTGGACTCCCTGGCCCAGCCCCGAAAGATCTCAGCCGAGGACAAGGGCATCAAAGCGCCCTACGACCGCCTGCTCGGCCAGGCCTTCGCCCACGTGATCGAGACCTACGACGTCGACCAGCTCCCACGCCACGGTGGGCATGCGACCACGGTGTTCATCACCATGAGCGTGGAGGACCTCCGCAACGACCTCGGCACCGCCGCCCTCGGGTTCGACGGCGACCAGATCACCGCCGCCGAAGCCCGCCGGTTGGCCTGCAACGCCGATCTCATCCCCGTCGTGCTGGGCACCGACTCCGAGATCCTCGACCTGGGCCGGACCGCCAGGTTGGCGCACCCGATCCAACACCGAGCACTCCGGCTACGAGATCAAGGATGCCAAGCCGAAGACTGCGACGCCCCAGCCGCGTGGACCGAAGCGCATCACCTGAAACCGTGGTCCGAAGGCGGCCGCACCGACCTCGAAAACATGGTGCTGCTCTGTGGCAGTGACCATCGCCGGATCCATGACCCCAATTACGGGTACGAGCGGCTCCCGGACGGGCGGATCCGGTTCACCCGGCGTACCTGA
- the kdgD gene encoding 5-dehydro-4-deoxyglucarate dehydratase produces MTEYSPTDLAAQLKSGLLSFPVTHFTDDLQFDEEGYRKHLSWLAEHPVAGLFAAGGTGEGFSLNPEETDQVVRAAVDEVAGAVPVLAPATGSTANAVAQAKAAEAAGADGVLLMPPYLTEAGQAGLVEHASRVCEATGLGVIVYSRANAVLRDEAVAQLAERNPTLIGFKDGVGNIEQMTRTYARVGDRLTYIGGLPTAETFALPLLQLGVSTYSSALFNFAPRWAIEFYDAVRAQDRDEVYRRLNEFVIPYLDIRDRTAGYAVSIVKGGLAAIGRPAGPVRPPLTDLREDEIAELRDLIARIS; encoded by the coding sequence GTGACCGAGTACAGCCCGACCGACCTGGCCGCCCAGCTCAAGAGCGGGCTCCTCTCGTTCCCGGTCACCCATTTCACCGACGACCTGCAGTTCGACGAGGAGGGCTACCGCAAGCACCTGAGCTGGCTGGCCGAGCACCCGGTGGCAGGGCTCTTCGCGGCCGGCGGCACGGGGGAGGGCTTCTCGCTGAACCCGGAGGAGACCGACCAGGTCGTACGTGCGGCCGTCGACGAGGTCGCGGGGGCCGTGCCGGTGCTGGCGCCGGCGACGGGGAGCACGGCCAACGCGGTGGCGCAGGCGAAGGCGGCGGAGGCCGCGGGAGCCGACGGGGTCCTGCTGATGCCGCCCTACCTCACCGAGGCCGGGCAGGCCGGTCTCGTCGAGCACGCCAGCCGCGTGTGCGAGGCCACCGGTCTCGGCGTGATCGTCTACAGCCGCGCCAACGCGGTGCTGCGCGACGAGGCGGTCGCGCAGCTCGCCGAGCGCAACCCCACGCTGATCGGCTTCAAGGACGGCGTGGGCAACATCGAGCAGATGACCCGCACCTACGCCCGCGTCGGCGACCGGCTGACGTACATCGGTGGCCTGCCGACGGCGGAGACCTTCGCGCTGCCCCTGCTCCAGCTCGGCGTGAGCACCTACTCCTCGGCGCTGTTCAACTTCGCGCCGCGGTGGGCGATCGAGTTCTACGATGCCGTACGTGCCCAGGACCGCGACGAGGTCTACCGTCGACTCAACGAGTTCGTGATCCCCTACCTCGACATCCGGGACCGTACGGCCGGCTACGCCGTGTCGATCGTCAAGGGCGGTCTGGCCGCGATCGGCCGGCCCGCGGGCCCGGTCCGGCCGCCGCTGACCGACCTGCGCGAGGACGAGATCGCCGAGCTGCGTGACCTCATCGCCCGCATCTCCTGA